A region of Pseudosulfitobacter pseudonitzschiae DNA encodes the following proteins:
- a CDS encoding relaxase/mobilization nuclease domain-containing protein, producing the protein MTDPLALYASVMGRLWEDERIRGQAAARIDVRLAGRRQGRSFARVGSLSARNALKVASGQSRAAVFKRIRAGGCKTRASLGAQISYINDKAVYTYSTMTNALTDAAVLSENQKEDIIEGWAGTWRGSTKLGFTSHMLLSFPTDVTVDQVRDIAMDWTEHFFESGEYGDQWDYVLAVHDDRAHKHAHIILNNRGVEKGTWFSCWAEGVMSPQLMREKQAEIAERYGVMLDATTRLERGIFEKPAGIEEIYRAKEEARLPREIVMTAQESAIAQAQVVGFAKDYKNLADLLDRMDQRHMARAVRGMADGLGSGTPWNFTEGEIDMKDIKTVGDAIDYSERTIEALRLKAEELDPAERAAFEAKAAPIIADLSQMVPDPELRARFGKQLEEPYPPGAGSEVLVAALQSGNDEGFRDVLDRAEEAGMDTEELVARISAGGTRNYGMAQDWVERDMNAVLAKDGLSVETATDDQLDAALEKVDGVMDALMERAKELGVEIGRTLADEEEATLPLIDEDDRTPNPYLQDLADMLRDGKLTEEQEETVERTLQSELFKELGEEGLAELRRGNYEVLDAALPSKLDQITVTQELLEMTFDETGDQVFTDRAAGLQQDKATEVARLRGQQEAHELDRDLGRGRGLDDEMEF; encoded by the coding sequence ATGACTGATCCCCTCGCACTCTACGCCTCGGTCATGGGGCGGCTCTGGGAGGATGAGCGCATCCGCGGCCAGGCTGCCGCGCGGATCGACGTGCGGCTGGCGGGGCGTCGGCAGGGGCGGAGTTTCGCGCGCGTCGGATCCCTGTCGGCGCGTAACGCGCTGAAGGTGGCCTCGGGCCAGAGCCGCGCGGCGGTCTTCAAACGGATTCGAGCCGGGGGGTGCAAGACGCGTGCTTCGCTCGGGGCGCAGATCTCCTATATCAACGACAAGGCGGTCTACACCTATTCGACGATGACCAACGCGCTGACCGATGCGGCGGTGCTTTCTGAGAATCAGAAAGAGGACATCATCGAGGGCTGGGCCGGGACCTGGCGCGGCTCGACCAAGCTCGGGTTCACCTCGCACATGCTGCTCTCGTTCCCGACCGACGTGACGGTCGATCAGGTGCGCGACATCGCGATGGACTGGACGGAGCATTTCTTCGAGAGCGGCGAATACGGCGATCAGTGGGACTACGTTCTCGCGGTCCATGACGACCGGGCGCACAAGCACGCGCACATCATCCTGAACAATCGCGGCGTCGAGAAGGGCACCTGGTTCTCCTGCTGGGCCGAGGGCGTGATGTCGCCGCAGCTCATGCGCGAGAAGCAGGCCGAGATTGCGGAGCGCTATGGCGTCATGCTCGACGCGACCACCCGGCTCGAGCGCGGCATCTTCGAGAAACCCGCCGGGATCGAGGAGATCTACCGCGCCAAGGAAGAGGCCCGCCTGCCGCGAGAGATCGTCATGACGGCCCAGGAATCCGCCATCGCGCAGGCGCAGGTGGTGGGCTTCGCCAAGGACTACAAGAACCTCGCCGACCTGCTGGATCGGATGGACCAGCGCCACATGGCGCGCGCCGTGCGCGGCATGGCGGACGGGCTTGGCTCGGGCACGCCGTGGAACTTCACCGAAGGAGAGATAGACATGAAGGACATCAAGACCGTCGGTGATGCGATCGACTATTCCGAGCGCACGATCGAGGCGCTGAGGCTCAAGGCCGAAGAACTGGACCCGGCCGAGAGGGCAGCCTTCGAGGCCAAGGCCGCGCCGATCATCGCGGATCTCTCGCAGATGGTGCCAGACCCGGAGCTACGGGCGCGCTTCGGCAAGCAGCTCGAAGAACCCTATCCGCCGGGGGCGGGCAGCGAGGTGCTGGTTGCGGCGCTGCAGTCCGGCAATGATGAAGGGTTCCGCGACGTGCTCGATCGCGCCGAGGAAGCCGGAATGGATACCGAAGAGCTGGTGGCGCGCATCTCGGCGGGCGGCACGCGCAACTACGGCATGGCCCAAGACTGGGTCGAGCGCGACATGAACGCGGTGCTGGCGAAGGATGGCCTCAGCGTCGAGACCGCTACTGACGACCAACTTGATGCCGCGCTCGAGAAGGTCGACGGCGTGATGGACGCGTTGATGGAACGCGCCAAGGAACTGGGCGTCGAGATCGGCCGGACCCTTGCCGATGAGGAGGAGGCGACGCTGCCCCTCATCGACGAGGATGACCGGACACCCAATCCCTATCTGCAGGACCTCGCCGACATGTTGCGGGACGGCAAGCTCACCGAGGAACAGGAAGAGACCGTCGAGCGAACTCTGCAGTCCGAGCTCTTCAAAGAATTGGGTGAGGAGGGCTTGGCCGAGCTGCGCCGTGGCAACTACGAGGTGCTGGACGCGGCCCTGCCGAGCAAGCTCGATCAAATCACCGTCACGCAGGAGTTACTCGAAATGACCTTCGACGAAACGGGCGACCAGGTCTTCACCGACCGTGCCGCCGGGTTGCAGCAGGATAAGGCGACCGAGGTGGCACGACTGCGCGGCCAGCAAGAGGCGCATGAGCTGGATCGCGATCTCGGTCGGGGCCGCGGTCTCGATGACGAGATGGAATTCTGA
- a CDS encoding SMODS domain-containing nucleotidyltransferase has translation MSISDDFKAFLENIQVDNAETISLRYGEVTAALNKQFRDTESKTANSLQVGSYGRWTAIKGLSDLDMIYIMPAGKWDDYKNSGQTRLLQDTKEAIKRRYPSTTVRVDRLVVRVLYKDFHIEVMPAFKQDDGSYKYPDTANGGSWKITKPQAEIDEMREANKRKNRNLRRLCKMARAWKNKHGVAMGGLLIDTLAYNFLESTDEYDDRSYYYYDWMCRDFFKFLADQPKQSEYAALGSRQRVRVKKRFETKAKKAYDLCVKAIEASGQKNERQKWRDVFGNAYPAPVTKSAAGESAAYSHVFRDTEQFVEDRFRVDIRHHLLINCEVTQDGFRPTMLRELLEGYGILRPQKELRFFLSDTSDLPDDIELYWKVLNRGDEAERRDMIRGQIVRDDGRGERRETTNFRGDHLVECYAVSRGVVIARDMIRVPIRVRDAEDEDYAA, from the coding sequence ATGAGCATTTCCGACGATTTCAAAGCGTTTTTGGAAAACATCCAGGTCGATAACGCCGAAACTATTTCGCTACGGTACGGCGAGGTTACAGCTGCCCTTAACAAGCAGTTCCGAGATACCGAATCCAAGACAGCAAACAGCCTCCAAGTTGGATCCTACGGACGGTGGACCGCTATCAAGGGTTTGTCTGACTTGGACATGATTTACATCATGCCCGCCGGAAAATGGGACGACTATAAGAACAGTGGTCAGACCAGGCTGCTCCAAGACACCAAAGAAGCTATCAAGCGTCGCTATCCGTCTACGACGGTACGTGTGGACCGTTTGGTTGTTCGCGTCCTTTACAAGGACTTCCACATAGAAGTGATGCCAGCGTTCAAGCAGGATGATGGTAGTTACAAATACCCAGATACCGCGAATGGCGGATCGTGGAAGATCACTAAGCCGCAGGCAGAAATTGATGAAATGCGCGAGGCCAACAAGCGCAAGAACCGCAATCTTCGTCGACTTTGTAAAATGGCGAGGGCGTGGAAAAACAAACACGGTGTCGCCATGGGCGGGCTGTTGATCGATACCTTGGCGTACAATTTCCTAGAATCGACAGACGAATACGACGATCGAAGTTATTACTATTATGACTGGATGTGCCGGGATTTTTTCAAGTTTCTGGCCGATCAACCGAAGCAATCCGAATACGCCGCATTGGGTAGTCGGCAACGAGTGCGGGTCAAGAAGCGCTTCGAGACGAAGGCCAAGAAGGCCTATGACTTGTGCGTCAAAGCAATCGAGGCCAGCGGTCAAAAGAATGAGCGCCAAAAGTGGCGTGACGTGTTCGGCAATGCCTATCCAGCACCTGTGACGAAGAGCGCAGCGGGAGAGTCCGCAGCGTATTCCCATGTCTTTAGAGACACTGAACAGTTTGTTGAAGACAGGTTCCGTGTCGATATTCGCCATCATCTTCTCATCAACTGCGAAGTTACGCAGGATGGGTTCCGCCCTACGATGCTCCGTGAGCTACTAGAAGGGTACGGTATCCTCCGACCGCAGAAAGAACTTCGGTTTTTTCTTTCCGACACATCGGACCTGCCAGATGATATTGAGCTGTACTGGAAAGTCCTGAACCGAGGTGACGAAGCCGAGCGCCGCGATATGATCCGGGGTCAGATCGTACGCGACGACGGACGCGGCGAGCGTCGAGAAACGACAAATTTCCGCGGCGATCACCTCGTCGAGTGCTACGCCGTCAGCCGTGGCGTTGTCATAGCAAGGGACATGATCCGTGTACCGATCCGTGTGCGAGACGCCGAGGACGAAGACTATGCAGCCTGA
- a CDS encoding SLATT domain-containing protein → MQPDYDIAFEDQVRECFGRVVYTHKTHERMADRCAATLRRYKVAQIALSALTSAGAVGVIASDQKWVEIATVVVSFLTLFVAAYLKNFDPGAIAQKHRDAAAKLWNVRECYLSLLTDLVRLEHEAAIERRDELQAALAALYASAPQTDGKAYREAQHRLKKLEDMTFSDDEIDCFLPFSLKRSGGRPKPIEIRPSEGKS, encoded by the coding sequence ATGCAGCCTGACTACGATATCGCATTTGAAGACCAAGTCAGGGAATGCTTCGGACGTGTGGTCTATACCCACAAGACCCATGAACGTATGGCCGATCGTTGCGCGGCTACTTTGCGCAGATACAAGGTGGCCCAGATCGCGCTCTCAGCGCTTACCAGTGCCGGCGCAGTCGGGGTCATAGCAAGTGACCAGAAATGGGTAGAGATCGCGACCGTCGTGGTCTCTTTCCTGACGCTGTTCGTAGCCGCTTACCTAAAAAACTTCGACCCAGGCGCCATCGCCCAAAAGCACCGCGACGCAGCTGCAAAGCTCTGGAATGTCCGTGAGTGTTATCTTTCGCTTCTGACGGACCTCGTAAGGCTTGAGCACGAAGCGGCAATCGAGCGTCGTGACGAACTGCAGGCGGCTCTCGCAGCCCTTTATGCAAGCGCACCACAGACTGACGGTAAGGCATACCGGGAAGCGCAACATCGACTGAAAAAGCTAGAAGATATGACCTTTTCCGACGATGAAATCGACTGCTTTCTTCCTTTCTCCCTAAAACGGTCAGGCGGACGTCCCAAGCCAATCGAAATTCGTCCGAGCGAAGGCAAAAGCTAA
- a CDS encoding helix-turn-helix domain-containing protein translates to MTQLELAKKTGLSRASIANIERGQQNVGLHHLYSIANALEVSSLSDLLPSLSIGQDREEEPQMRTSEKLSEASKAGVEQLIRNALKHGAKQSTGR, encoded by the coding sequence ATGACCCAATTGGAGCTCGCTAAGAAAACCGGGCTCTCGCGTGCGTCGATTGCGAACATAGAGCGCGGTCAGCAGAATGTTGGCCTCCATCACCTTTATTCGATAGCCAACGCACTCGAAGTGTCTTCGTTATCTGACCTGCTACCTTCTCTGAGTATTGGTCAGGATAGGGAGGAAGAACCGCAAATGCGTACTAGCGAGAAACTGTCTGAAGCCAGCAAGGCAGGTGTAGAGCAACTCATCCGCAACGCTTTGAAACACGGCGCGAAGCAGAGTACCGGACGATGA
- a CDS encoding exonuclease domain-containing protein, which translates to MSFIFFDTETTGLHAGFDQIVQFAAVRTDNDLNETDRFELRSRIDPNVVPDVQAMLANGLSIEALTDQHLSTHYQMMRDLNERLVSWSPAIFLGYNSIRFDEEFLRHALYRTLHPPYLTSLHGNGRNDIMSLALSCSASADNALRVPLKDSGDPSFRLHDIAAANGIAVLKAHDAMFDTQTTLELCRLVKKLSPDLWRRFVRFSNKASVADFVTSDEPFVLTEFYGNRAYHTPVVFVANEPDQPNGMLCLSLVEPIEELASMSDEQLASWLLSPPRPIRRVRSNAGPTMMPLWEASEEFFVGTSCEELEDRAARIVEDEGLKTRIERVFSENRAQYPEPAHVEEMLYTKFSSRNDATLCDRFHSAPWSERRAIAQSFEDDRLKELALRICHFECRSALAPELVQAMDVDLAHRLMSTDARPPSVERALKKVEEGRASSECEVSDIGLLEGYGAFLSERRIKIMRFLEAQ; encoded by the coding sequence TTGTCGTTCATATTTTTTGACACTGAAACTACTGGTTTGCACGCTGGTTTCGATCAGATCGTTCAATTTGCAGCCGTCAGAACAGACAATGACCTCAACGAAACCGATCGGTTCGAATTGAGATCAAGAATCGATCCGAATGTTGTTCCGGACGTTCAGGCGATGCTTGCCAACGGTTTGTCAATTGAAGCACTGACAGACCAGCATCTTTCCACCCATTATCAAATGATGAGGGATTTGAATGAGCGGCTAGTGTCTTGGTCTCCAGCCATTTTTTTAGGATACAATTCCATAAGATTTGACGAAGAGTTTCTTCGCCATGCGTTGTATCGAACATTGCACCCTCCCTACCTTACGAGCCTTCATGGGAACGGTCGGAATGACATTATGTCACTCGCTTTGTCCTGCTCGGCGTCTGCTGACAACGCCCTACGCGTGCCGCTCAAGGACTCAGGTGATCCAAGCTTCCGCTTGCATGATATTGCAGCGGCCAACGGCATTGCAGTGCTCAAGGCACACGATGCAATGTTCGACACGCAAACAACGCTTGAGCTCTGCCGCCTTGTGAAGAAGCTGAGCCCGGATCTTTGGCGAAGGTTTGTGCGTTTCTCCAACAAAGCTTCGGTTGCCGATTTTGTTACGTCGGACGAACCCTTCGTACTTACGGAGTTTTATGGAAACAGAGCATATCACACTCCTGTAGTTTTCGTTGCAAATGAACCCGACCAACCAAATGGCATGCTTTGCTTGAGCTTGGTCGAGCCAATCGAAGAGCTCGCATCAATGTCAGATGAGCAGTTGGCAAGCTGGTTATTGAGCCCACCACGCCCAATCCGGAGAGTTCGATCAAACGCAGGTCCGACAATGATGCCACTTTGGGAAGCATCTGAGGAATTTTTCGTGGGCACGTCATGCGAAGAACTAGAGGATCGGGCCGCGCGAATTGTGGAAGACGAGGGGCTCAAAACTCGAATCGAGCGAGTCTTCTCAGAAAACCGTGCGCAGTATCCTGAGCCAGCTCATGTTGAAGAGATGTTGTACACCAAGTTTTCAAGTCGGAACGACGCTACGCTGTGTGATCGGTTCCACAGCGCTCCTTGGAGCGAACGGCGCGCAATCGCACAGTCCTTCGAAGATGACCGACTCAAAGAACTAGCGCTGCGCATTTGCCACTTTGAATGCCGTTCTGCACTCGCACCCGAGTTGGTGCAGGCGATGGATGTCGATCTCGCGCATCGACTTATGTCTACCGACGCTCGGCCTCCGTCGGTTGAGCGGGCCCTAAAGAAAGTCGAAGAGGGGCGAGCGAGTTCCGAGTGTGAAGTGAGCGATATCGGGCTGCTGGAAGGCTATGGGGCCTTTCTTTCTGAGCGTCGGATAAAAATTATGAGGTTTCTTGAGGCGCAATAG
- a CDS encoding helix-turn-helix domain-containing protein codes for MPRPAKNLKLEQRIEVARRFSAGESAKDLAAAFGISPRHVNRLAKEEAGEGIAVRDPSETVAFRASRSELAAFDAEWRERGYANRSQALNAVLRGRCGFLDVPRDLVAEFCAAWRQAKDVSDAGLALAKAVHRGRLEVSEADRAVLIELLDLAQSMSREMGRMKDAAQALRHQEWPQKEEGQEAESAVLEDGPRAIERGLRLVRND; via the coding sequence GTGCCGAGGCCAGCGAAAAACCTGAAGCTTGAGCAGCGCATCGAAGTGGCGCGGCGGTTTTCGGCGGGCGAGAGCGCGAAGGACCTGGCGGCGGCATTCGGCATCTCTCCGCGCCACGTGAACCGGCTGGCGAAAGAGGAGGCGGGCGAGGGGATTGCGGTGCGCGATCCGAGCGAGACGGTGGCGTTTCGCGCGAGCCGATCCGAGCTTGCAGCCTTCGATGCCGAGTGGCGCGAGCGGGGCTATGCCAACCGGTCGCAGGCGCTGAATGCGGTGCTACGCGGACGGTGCGGTTTCCTCGATGTACCGCGCGATCTGGTCGCAGAATTCTGCGCCGCATGGCGTCAGGCGAAGGATGTGAGCGACGCCGGATTGGCGCTCGCCAAGGCGGTGCATCGCGGTCGGCTGGAGGTCTCGGAGGCGGATCGGGCGGTGCTGATCGAACTGCTCGATCTGGCGCAGTCCATGAGCCGTGAGATGGGCCGGATGAAGGATGCGGCGCAGGCACTGCGCCATCAGGAGTGGCCGCAAAAGGAAGAAGGGCAGGAGGCGGAGAGCGCGGTTCTGGAGGATGGTCCGCGCGCGATCGAGCGCGGATTGAGGCTCGTCCGGAATGACTGA
- a CDS encoding phospholipase effector Tle1 domain-containing protein codes for MAKNICIFSDGTGQMGGARPDQRLSNVYKMYRAMRPGPDSPISPKDQVAFYDPGLGTGERGGFFGRIKPILESAVGTGIDHNIIDCYEQIIAHYEPGDRVLLFGFSRGAYTVRALANVMNLCGVPTQMPDGSPVPRHGPGLRKIAKDAVKFVYNHGAGKPRGQDPYFKNREELGKRFRKKYSSFPIEGEDNQGNVQPTFIGVFDTVASLRTAVVRTLVWGVTFGVGAAFAAGVAFGWSRLLVGPLGVLLIALLWQLGSLLLDNFKYFSDDPEHKLKLWRPTDWPQILKTGHFAAWNKRNYDKWLDPDVQHARHAMAIDEDRADFPRVGWASKAAAIETKDREPKWLKQVWFPGCHSDIGGSYPEAESRLSDIALDWMVDELKDCVPSIQINENVLNRAPDPLGLQHREDAMVAFGPLRIRWKKGIRAVGDDFPLHPSVEERMRAKAVAQCGKVKPYRPAQLKERRDLKFYYDE; via the coding sequence ATGGCGAAGAACATATGCATATTCTCGGACGGAACCGGCCAGATGGGTGGCGCCAGGCCGGACCAACGGCTATCGAATGTCTACAAAATGTATCGAGCCATGCGTCCCGGCCCAGATTCACCAATTAGCCCGAAAGACCAAGTGGCCTTTTACGACCCCGGCCTGGGAACGGGAGAGCGGGGCGGATTTTTCGGTCGGATCAAGCCGATTCTTGAAAGCGCCGTCGGAACTGGCATCGACCACAACATCATCGATTGCTACGAGCAGATCATTGCCCATTACGAGCCCGGTGATCGCGTGCTGCTGTTTGGGTTCTCTCGCGGAGCCTATACGGTCAGAGCACTGGCAAACGTTATGAACCTCTGCGGTGTCCCGACGCAGATGCCGGATGGTTCGCCGGTCCCGCGTCACGGTCCCGGATTGCGCAAGATCGCCAAGGACGCTGTAAAATTTGTGTATAATCACGGCGCTGGAAAACCGCGCGGACAAGATCCTTACTTCAAGAACCGTGAAGAACTCGGCAAACGATTCCGCAAGAAGTATTCGAGCTTTCCCATTGAAGGTGAAGACAACCAAGGCAACGTTCAGCCTACCTTCATCGGGGTCTTCGATACGGTGGCATCACTGCGAACGGCAGTTGTCCGCACCTTGGTCTGGGGCGTCACTTTCGGGGTCGGAGCGGCTTTTGCCGCAGGTGTTGCATTCGGGTGGTCTCGGCTTTTGGTTGGTCCACTCGGCGTCCTACTAATAGCGCTTCTTTGGCAGCTTGGTTCCCTGTTGCTCGACAACTTCAAATATTTCTCTGACGATCCCGAGCACAAACTGAAGCTATGGCGCCCAACCGATTGGCCGCAGATTCTCAAGACGGGTCATTTCGCGGCTTGGAACAAGCGCAACTACGACAAGTGGCTTGATCCCGATGTCCAACACGCCCGTCACGCCATGGCGATCGACGAAGACCGTGCTGACTTTCCAAGGGTCGGATGGGCATCCAAGGCGGCCGCGATTGAGACCAAAGATCGAGAGCCGAAGTGGTTGAAGCAGGTCTGGTTCCCGGGCTGCCATAGCGACATCGGTGGAAGCTATCCCGAGGCAGAGTCCCGCCTGAGCGATATAGCCCTCGATTGGATGGTCGACGAATTGAAAGACTGCGTGCCGTCGATCCAGATCAACGAGAACGTCTTGAACCGCGCCCCTGACCCTCTGGGTTTGCAGCACCGCGAAGACGCGATGGTAGCATTTGGCCCCCTCCGCATCCGCTGGAAGAAGGGAATTCGCGCAGTTGGCGACGACTTCCCGCTCCATCCTTCAGTCGAAGAGCGCATGCGAGCCAAGGCCGTCGCCCAGTGTGGCAAGGTTAAGCCCTACCGACCTGCCCAGTTGAAAGAGCGACGCGACTTGAAATTCTACTACGACGAATAG
- a CDS encoding ImmA/IrrE family metallo-endopeptidase: MSADKERAITAARRILEEHNIQRAPVPVERIIKSRNIVLDYAPLDEDLSGMAYSQDGVSMIGVNALHHPNRQRFSAAHELAHHVLHEERLHGEVHLSKGLRALRRDQVSSQGTDPLEVEANTFASELLMPHQLLLDACGKEGLDLDDEAKVEKLAKKFRVSVSAMKYRLASLM, translated from the coding sequence ATGAGTGCGGACAAAGAACGAGCAATCACGGCGGCGCGCAGAATCCTTGAAGAGCACAATATTCAACGAGCGCCAGTTCCCGTAGAGCGCATTATCAAGAGCCGGAACATAGTGCTTGATTACGCGCCTCTTGATGAGGACTTATCGGGTATGGCCTATAGCCAAGACGGTGTTTCGATGATCGGGGTAAACGCTTTGCACCATCCCAATCGACAAAGGTTTTCGGCGGCGCATGAGCTGGCTCATCACGTATTGCATGAGGAAAGACTGCATGGCGAAGTTCACCTTTCCAAGGGATTGCGGGCATTGAGGCGCGATCAAGTATCTTCGCAAGGCACAGACCCGTTGGAGGTCGAAGCGAATACATTCGCTTCGGAACTTCTAATGCCTCACCAACTACTGCTGGATGCTTGTGGCAAAGAGGGCTTGGATTTGGATGATGAGGCCAAGGTCGAGAAGCTCGCCAAGAAATTTCGGGTCAGCGTGTCTGCAATGAAATACCGGCTGGCCAGCCTCATGTGA
- a CDS encoding type IV secretory system conjugative DNA transfer family protein: MTKTLPLWAALLFGVICGAVIGTIVAAFYLTLALKTGFGSFDMLALWKASAGTRAAHPEAFKVGFGAVGFGAIGLGALALAWTWKKERDDYGSAHWQTKAELKKNDMLQAPGKGFVCGKLGAPTSKAEFISSTTIPHVMMVAPTRAGKGVGFVIPNLLSFAGSVVVLDVKGENFEKTARLRALNGDEVYRFSPFDWANATHRYNPLARIAKAPSFAQRFTEVSILADLFLDKDNKQLDTFSEAGKSIFVAACLLAIQRGTPNLGEVNRIVAGGEYKNAQYKTYADEAEEDILRELWTNAASASSRLLTSNIQALMTAGLKQWDNPAVRSATEASDFDFSTFRKTPQSLYIAVSEDHIATLAPLLRLMFADLIASIRLNEPGPDEPWPVMMMIDEFQQMGAMPYLERAIHSLASYGGRVAMIAQSLASLDRIYGPEGRESLENGAGLKLYITPRDQRTVKEVSAAVGSTTREAVTRMYGRNKGFLGATSTSARLEERPLLSETEARLMDPDEVIILASPQHPIKASRIKYYDDPVFKDMLARQEGKPFPYPPSVQGVGPWGGDAGDEAGADEQAKPAERAPVRDRSQRREARAMSLRTMEAGRGQPEPETLEREAAVPKEWEAALDRQEDFIEELLGG, translated from the coding sequence ATGACCAAGACACTCCCCCTCTGGGCCGCGCTTCTTTTCGGTGTGATTTGCGGCGCCGTCATCGGCACCATCGTCGCCGCCTTCTACCTGACCCTGGCCCTGAAAACCGGCTTTGGCAGCTTCGACATGTTGGCGCTCTGGAAGGCCAGCGCAGGCACGCGCGCGGCGCATCCCGAGGCCTTCAAGGTGGGCTTTGGCGCTGTCGGCTTCGGAGCCATCGGCCTCGGCGCGCTCGCGCTGGCCTGGACCTGGAAGAAGGAGCGAGACGATTACGGATCGGCGCACTGGCAAACCAAAGCGGAGCTGAAGAAGAACGACATGCTGCAAGCCCCCGGCAAGGGTTTCGTCTGCGGCAAGCTTGGCGCGCCGACCTCGAAGGCCGAGTTCATCTCCTCGACCACGATCCCGCATGTGATGATGGTGGCCCCAACCCGCGCCGGTAAGGGCGTCGGCTTCGTGATCCCGAACCTGCTGAGCTTCGCGGGCTCGGTCGTGGTGCTCGATGTGAAGGGCGAGAACTTTGAGAAGACCGCCCGGCTTCGGGCGCTGAACGGAGACGAGGTCTATCGGTTCAGCCCCTTCGACTGGGCCAACGCCACGCACCGCTACAACCCTCTGGCGCGGATCGCCAAGGCACCGAGCTTCGCGCAGCGCTTCACCGAGGTCTCAATCCTGGCCGATCTCTTCCTCGACAAGGACAACAAGCAACTCGACACTTTCTCTGAGGCAGGCAAGTCGATCTTTGTCGCCGCCTGCCTGCTGGCGATCCAGCGCGGCACGCCGAACCTTGGCGAGGTGAACAGGATCGTCGCCGGGGGTGAATACAAGAATGCCCAGTACAAGACCTACGCCGACGAGGCCGAGGAAGACATCCTGCGCGAGCTCTGGACCAACGCGGCCTCGGCCTCGTCGCGGCTCCTGACCTCGAACATTCAGGCGCTGATGACCGCCGGTCTCAAGCAATGGGACAACCCGGCGGTCCGCTCGGCCACCGAGGCGAGCGACTTCGATTTTTCGACCTTCCGGAAGACCCCGCAGTCGCTATATATCGCGGTGTCCGAAGATCACATCGCGACATTGGCGCCGCTCCTGCGTCTGATGTTCGCCGACCTCATCGCCTCGATCCGCCTGAACGAGCCGGGCCCGGACGAGCCTTGGCCGGTTATGATGATGATCGACGAATTCCAGCAGATGGGGGCGATGCCCTATCTCGAGCGCGCGATCCATTCGCTGGCGAGCTATGGCGGCCGCGTCGCGATGATCGCGCAGTCACTGGCCTCGCTTGATCGCATCTACGGGCCCGAGGGCCGCGAAAGTCTCGAGAACGGGGCAGGGCTCAAGCTCTACATCACCCCGCGCGACCAGCGTACTGTGAAGGAGGTCTCCGCCGCCGTCGGCAGCACCACCCGCGAGGCGGTCACTCGGATGTATGGCCGCAACAAGGGTTTCCTCGGCGCAACCTCGACCTCGGCGCGTCTGGAAGAACGGCCGCTGCTTTCCGAGACCGAAGCGCGCCTGATGGACCCCGACGAGGTCATCATCCTCGCCTCGCCCCAGCACCCTATCAAGGCGAGCCGGATCAAGTATTACGACGATCCCGTCTTCAAGGACATGCTCGCCCGCCAGGAGGGCAAGCCGTTCCCTTATCCCCCGAGCGTGCAGGGTGTGGGGCCTTGGGGAGGCGATGCTGGTGATGAGGCCGGCGCAGACGAGCAGGCGAAACCAGCCGAGCGCGCGCCTGTCCGGGATAGATCGCAGCGGCGCGAGGCGCGGGCGATGAGCTTGAGGACGATGGAGGCCGGGCGCGGGCAGCCCGAGCCCGAGACGCTCGAGCGGGAAGCTGCGGTGCCGAAGGAATGGGAGGCGGCGCTCGACCGGCAGGAGGATTTCATCGAGGAATTGTTGGGAGGGTGA